A genomic region of Minwuia thermotolerans contains the following coding sequences:
- a CDS encoding DUF5132 domain-containing protein, with the protein MNSHFLRGLAFGIGVGIVAPLVLPGLARSARPALRAAMKAGIKSYARSREAMAELRETAEDAYFEAASELQQEMAAESSAAQAGGPAAAPGAEQGRDGAR; encoded by the coding sequence ATGAACTCGCATTTCCTGCGCGGACTGGCGTTCGGCATCGGCGTCGGCATCGTGGCGCCGCTGGTTCTGCCCGGCCTCGCGCGTTCGGCCCGGCCGGCTCTGCGCGCCGCGATGAAGGCCGGGATCAAGTCCTACGCCCGCAGCCGAGAGGCGATGGCCGAACTCCGCGAGACGGCGGAGGACGCCTATTTCGAAGCGGCCTCGGAACTGCAGCAGGAAATGGCGGCCGAAAGCTCCGCCGCCCAAGCGGGCGGTCCGGCGGCGGCGCCCGGCGCGGAGCAGGGACGTGACGGGGCACGCTGA
- the metK gene encoding methionine adenosyltransferase, whose protein sequence is MRNFVLTSTSVTDGHPDKLCDRISDAVVDRALTRAPDARIMSECAIANGLVFISTYGDRALGIDLPELVREVVGSVGYDDPTFNPANLSVITSTNRLPASVAERRSDVNATVFGFACRQTPEFLPLPIALAHRLARRLSDARREGALPFLYPDGQVQVAIRYRERRAERVDGVALATALTWQAPERLEVERLLEATVLRPELEADGLPEAVGATISINPPGAFLVGGPTRHAGLTGRKADIDTYGGYVRQSGAALSGKDPGRVDRSGAYMARHVAKTVVAAGIAEECEVQLSYRIGLDWPVSLAVDTFGTGRSGDDALADRLLEMFDFTPRGIDAAFGLSALPRQRGGRFFSDLTAFGHMGRLDLDLPWERTDRAGELEDLA, encoded by the coding sequence ATGAGAAACTTCGTCCTCACCTCCACTTCGGTCACCGACGGCCACCCCGACAAGCTCTGCGACCGGATCAGCGACGCCGTCGTCGACCGAGCGCTCACACGCGCGCCGGACGCCAGGATCATGTCCGAATGCGCCATCGCCAACGGCCTCGTCTTCATCTCCACCTATGGCGACAGGGCTCTGGGGATCGATCTGCCGGAACTGGTCCGGGAGGTCGTGGGCAGCGTGGGCTACGACGACCCGACCTTCAATCCGGCCAATCTGAGCGTTATCACCAGCACCAACCGTCTTCCCGCCTCGGTCGCCGAGCGGCGATCCGACGTCAATGCCACGGTGTTCGGTTTCGCCTGCCGCCAGACCCCGGAATTCCTGCCCTTGCCCATTGCCCTGGCCCACCGCCTCGCCCGGCGCCTGAGCGACGCGCGGCGCGAAGGGGCGCTGCCCTTCCTCTATCCGGACGGCCAGGTGCAGGTCGCCATCCGCTACCGCGAGCGGCGCGCCGAACGGGTCGACGGCGTGGCCCTGGCGACGGCCCTGACCTGGCAGGCGCCGGAAAGGCTGGAGGTCGAGAGGCTGCTCGAAGCGACGGTTCTCCGGCCGGAGCTGGAGGCGGACGGTCTGCCCGAAGCCGTCGGCGCTACGATCTCGATCAATCCGCCAGGGGCATTTCTCGTCGGCGGCCCGACGCGCCACGCCGGCCTGACGGGCCGGAAGGCCGATATCGATACCTATGGCGGCTATGTGCGCCAGAGCGGCGCGGCGCTGAGCGGCAAGGACCCCGGCCGCGTTGACCGCAGCGGCGCCTACATGGCGCGCCATGTCGCGAAGACGGTGGTCGCCGCCGGCATCGCCGAGGAGTGCGAGGTGCAGCTGAGCTACCGTATCGGCCTGGACTGGCCGGTCAGCCTTGCCGTCGATACGTTCGGCACGGGACGGTCGGGCGACGACGCGCTCGCCGATCGGCTGCTGGAAATGTTCGACTTCACCCCCCGCGGTATCGATGCGGCCTTCGGGCTCAGCGCCCTGCCGCGCCAGCGCGGGGGCCGCTTCTTCTCCGACCTCACGGCCTTCGGGCATATGGGCCGGCTGGACCTCGACCTGCCGTGGGAGCGCACGGATCGGGCCGGCGAACTCGAAGATCTCGCCTGA
- a CDS encoding DsrE family protein, with protein MTVRAQSTRALAALCQAILLIAALAALGLARPAAAEEGVHLLALQLSDRDPAKMTTVLNVAANVSRHYSALGELVDIEIVAFGPGVHMFRPDTSPVRERLENFMQSMVNVRFVACGNTLDTMARAEGARPSLLDGVDVVQTGVAHLLELSETGWTLVRP; from the coding sequence ATGACGGTGCGGGCGCAGTCGACTAGAGCCCTCGCGGCGCTTTGCCAGGCGATCCTGCTGATCGCGGCCCTGGCTGCGCTGGGTCTTGCCAGGCCGGCCGCGGCGGAGGAGGGCGTGCACCTTCTGGCGCTGCAGCTCAGCGACCGGGATCCGGCGAAGATGACCACGGTCCTGAATGTCGCCGCCAACGTCTCCCGGCACTACAGCGCGCTCGGCGAACTGGTCGACATCGAGATCGTGGCCTTCGGCCCGGGGGTTCACATGTTCCGCCCCGATACCTCGCCGGTCCGGGAGCGCCTGGAAAACTTCATGCAGTCCATGGTCAATGTCCGGTTCGTCGCCTGCGGCAATACGCTGGACACCATGGCGCGGGCGGAAGGCGCCCGCCCTTCCCTTCTCGATGGCGTCGACGTGGTCCAGACCGGTGTCGCGCACCTGCTGGAACTGAGCGAGACGGGCTGGACCCTGGTACGGCCCTGA
- a CDS encoding c-type cytochrome, which translates to MSKFPEFMTAAALGVALLAGPALADGDPAKGEKLFKRCAACHAVGEGAKNKLGPHLNGVVGREAGAVEGYRYSPAMQKADVTWTVENLEAYLTKPRDFIKGNRMAFPGLPKAADRADVIAYLAAFEAEGQVAGQDAAAEPEPARQAAPADKAPWPLARDTALPEHGTFHLGRRATAEEIAAWDIDVRPDGTGLPEGRGTVADGEPIFTERCASCHGDFGEGRGRWPVLAGGFDTLTAERPVKTVGSYWPYLSTVYDYIHRAMPFGDAQSLTDDEVYALTAYILYLNDVVTDEDFELSRENFASVSLPNEPNFIADERAAEAHYAAKAEPCMTNCKPEPAKVVMRARVLDVTPDGDETNDGAGAVD; encoded by the coding sequence ATGTCGAAGTTTCCTGAGTTCATGACCGCTGCGGCGCTCGGTGTCGCCCTGCTGGCGGGACCGGCGCTGGCGGATGGTGACCCGGCGAAGGGCGAGAAGCTTTTCAAGCGCTGCGCCGCCTGCCACGCGGTGGGAGAGGGAGCGAAGAACAAGCTGGGTCCGCATCTGAACGGGGTCGTCGGGCGCGAGGCCGGCGCCGTCGAGGGCTACCGCTACTCGCCCGCGATGCAGAAGGCCGACGTTACCTGGACGGTCGAGAACCTCGAAGCCTATCTGACGAAACCGCGTGACTTCATCAAGGGCAACCGCATGGCGTTTCCGGGCCTGCCCAAGGCCGCCGACCGTGCCGACGTCATCGCCTATCTGGCCGCTTTCGAGGCCGAGGGGCAGGTGGCCGGGCAGGATGCCGCCGCCGAGCCTGAACCCGCGAGGCAGGCCGCACCGGCCGACAAGGCGCCTTGGCCGCTGGCGCGAGACACGGCCCTGCCCGAGCATGGAACCTTCCATCTGGGCCGGCGGGCGACCGCGGAGGAGATCGCCGCGTGGGATATCGATGTCCGCCCGGACGGGACCGGCCTGCCGGAAGGCCGCGGCACGGTGGCGGATGGCGAGCCGATTTTCACCGAGCGCTGCGCCTCGTGCCATGGCGACTTCGGTGAGGGGCGCGGCCGCTGGCCGGTGCTGGCCGGCGGTTTCGACACGCTGACGGCCGAGCGGCCGGTGAAGACCGTCGGTTCCTACTGGCCCTATCTCTCGACGGTCTACGACTACATCCATCGCGCCATGCCCTTCGGGGACGCGCAGTCGCTGACTGATGACGAAGTCTACGCACTGACGGCCTATATCCTCTATCTGAACGACGTCGTCACCGACGAGGATTTCGAACTCTCCAGGGAGAACTTCGCCTCGGTCAGCCTGCCCAACGAGCCCAACTTCATCGCTGACGAAAGGGCTGCGGAGGCGCATTATGCGGCGAAGGCGGAACCCTGCATGACGAACTGCAAGCCGGAACCCGCCAAGGTAGTCATGCGGGCTCGTGTTCTCGACGTGACGCCGGATGGAGATGAGACGAATGACGGTGCGGGCGCAGTCGACTAG
- a CDS encoding cation-translocating P-type ATPase: MEGLPIDAVAEQASDEIGLIHAIPGRLRFRVGGLRRRPDRAAALARRLQALPDVRESSVSALTGSVTLRCPPGLPADALQRRISAAWRETLDPPPRSLGAAAAAEDSADAPHAPANEDARTWHTLSVADVVAALGTDGASGLTPEEARSRLQRHGQNRLAEPRRASRLAIAGRQFANLPTGLLAGSAVVSLATGGVLDAAVTLAVVLANAGLGFVTESGAEEAIARMTARRPYRVPVRRGGAEIEIDSLEVVPGDLLSLRPDVLVAADARILTADRLTANEALLTGESEAQPKSAAALADPRLPLADHDNMVHHGSFIVTGRGSAAVTATGQATELGRIEAMASTAATPETPLSRDLGRLGRQLVLLSLTVCGVVFVAGFLRGHGLLQMLKSSVALAVAAVPEGLPTIATTTLAIGLRQMRGHGVAIRRLQAVEGLGAMQVLCLDKTGTITENRMQAAAFAVGGEAASEHQPDAREMDATAPGRRLLEAAALCSEAEPPGAGGGPRGSATECALLEAALAAGLDVTALRHCWPTRDVRYRDETHRYMVTRHEGDSGVPRTAMKGDPRQVLELCASLALPAGSEPLDEAARGRIAAEIDAMSGRGFRVLGFADGDGDRFDWLGCIGLKDPVRPEAREVIAALHRAGVRPLMITGDQAATAEAVAHEIGLSGNEPLNVLDARAIDRMDAEVLVGLARRTHVFARVPPSRKLDIVRALQRSGLVVGMTGDGFNDAPALKAADIAIAVGGGGATAARDVADAIIENGDLRGIVEGVEQGRTIASNIRKAVHFMISTNLSEILVVLAETLNPGDQLESPMEMFWLNLVTDVLPGLGLALEPPEREVMSLPPRDPKEPILTMRELRHAGLESFVLSGGTMLAHFYGLSRYGPGPHTRTLTLTSLVTAQLLHAFACRFDRFVPLGGRALFGNRTLNRAVGASFALQTLPLFFPPVRRLLGIAPARPMDFAIAALAGAGAFLVNETLLATWSRRGDTGWAARLPGQRGIGMQ, encoded by the coding sequence GCCCGCCCGGCCTCCCGGCAGACGCGTTGCAGCGCCGGATATCGGCCGCCTGGCGCGAAACGCTTGATCCCCCGCCGCGGAGTCTCGGCGCCGCCGCCGCGGCTGAAGATTCGGCGGATGCGCCGCACGCCCCGGCGAACGAGGACGCCCGCACCTGGCATACGCTGTCCGTCGCCGATGTCGTCGCCGCGCTCGGCACCGACGGCGCCAGCGGGCTGACGCCCGAGGAAGCGCGATCCCGCCTTCAACGCCATGGCCAGAACCGGCTGGCCGAGCCACGGCGCGCCTCCCGGTTGGCCATTGCGGGTCGGCAGTTCGCCAATCTGCCCACCGGCCTGCTGGCGGGCTCCGCGGTGGTATCGCTGGCCACGGGCGGCGTGCTTGACGCCGCGGTGACGCTGGCGGTCGTGCTCGCCAATGCCGGACTGGGCTTCGTCACCGAATCGGGCGCCGAGGAGGCCATAGCCCGGATGACCGCGCGGCGACCCTACCGGGTACCGGTGCGCCGCGGCGGCGCCGAGATCGAGATCGATTCCCTGGAGGTCGTGCCTGGCGACCTCCTGAGTCTGCGGCCCGACGTTCTGGTGGCCGCCGACGCCCGGATACTGACGGCGGACAGGCTGACCGCGAACGAAGCCCTCCTGACCGGCGAAAGCGAGGCCCAGCCCAAGAGCGCGGCGGCGCTCGCGGACCCCCGACTGCCGCTCGCCGACCACGACAACATGGTCCACCACGGCTCCTTCATCGTCACCGGTCGCGGGAGCGCCGCGGTGACGGCGACCGGCCAGGCTACCGAGCTGGGCCGGATCGAAGCGATGGCCTCGACCGCAGCCACGCCGGAAACGCCGCTGTCGCGCGATCTCGGCCGGCTGGGGCGCCAACTCGTGCTGCTTTCGCTCACGGTATGCGGCGTGGTCTTCGTCGCGGGGTTCCTGCGTGGCCATGGCCTGTTGCAGATGCTGAAGAGCTCGGTGGCCCTGGCCGTGGCGGCGGTGCCGGAGGGCCTGCCCACGATCGCCACCACGACGCTGGCGATCGGGCTCAGACAGATGCGCGGCCACGGCGTCGCCATCCGGCGGCTGCAGGCGGTGGAAGGCCTGGGCGCGATGCAGGTGCTCTGCCTCGACAAGACGGGGACCATCACGGAGAACCGTATGCAGGCTGCCGCCTTCGCGGTCGGCGGGGAGGCGGCCAGCGAGCATCAGCCGGACGCGCGGGAAATGGACGCCACGGCGCCAGGCCGGCGGCTGCTGGAGGCCGCGGCGCTCTGTTCGGAGGCGGAGCCACCCGGCGCGGGCGGCGGTCCGCGCGGCTCGGCGACCGAATGTGCGCTGCTCGAGGCGGCGCTCGCGGCCGGCCTCGACGTGACGGCCCTGCGGCACTGTTGGCCGACGCGAGATGTCCGCTACCGGGACGAGACGCACCGCTACATGGTCACCCGCCATGAGGGCGACAGCGGGGTTCCCCGGACGGCCATGAAGGGCGACCCGCGACAGGTGCTGGAGCTCTGCGCCAGTCTTGCCCTGCCTGCGGGATCGGAACCGCTCGACGAGGCCGCGCGCGGACGCATCGCCGCCGAAATCGACGCCATGTCCGGCCGCGGTTTCCGGGTTCTCGGCTTCGCCGACGGCGACGGGGACCGTTTCGACTGGCTCGGCTGCATCGGCCTGAAGGATCCGGTTCGGCCGGAAGCGCGCGAGGTCATCGCCGCGCTCCATCGCGCGGGCGTGCGGCCGCTGATGATCACCGGGGACCAGGCCGCCACGGCGGAGGCCGTGGCCCATGAGATCGGCCTCTCCGGCAACGAACCGCTCAACGTGCTGGACGCGCGCGCCATCGACCGGATGGATGCCGAGGTTCTGGTCGGCCTGGCCCGGCGCACGCACGTCTTCGCCCGCGTACCGCCCTCGCGCAAGCTCGACATCGTCCGCGCCCTGCAGCGCTCGGGCCTGGTGGTCGGCATGACCGGGGACGGCTTCAACGACGCGCCGGCCCTGAAGGCGGCGGACATCGCCATCGCCGTGGGCGGCGGCGGCGCGACGGCGGCCCGCGACGTCGCGGACGCCATCATCGAGAACGGCGATCTGCGCGGCATCGTCGAGGGCGTCGAACAGGGCCGGACCATCGCCTCCAACATCCGCAAGGCGGTGCACTTCATGATCTCGACCAATCTCAGCGAGATCCTGGTCGTGCTGGCGGAGACGCTCAATCCCGGCGACCAACTCGAATCGCCGATGGAGATGTTCTGGCTCAACCTGGTAACCGACGTGCTGCCGGGCCTCGGCCTGGCGCTGGAACCGCCGGAGCGCGAGGTCATGTCGCTGCCGCCGCGGGATCCGAAGGAGCCGATCCTGACCATGCGGGAGTTGCGCCATGCCGGCCTGGAATCGTTCGTCCTGAGTGGCGGCACCATGCTGGCACACTTCTATGGCCTGTCGCGCTATGGCCCCGGGCCGCACACGCGCACACTGACCTTGACCAGCCTCGTCACCGCCCAGTTGCTGCACGCTTTCGCCTGCCGCTTCGACCGCTTCGTGCCGCTGGGAGGACGGGCGCTGTTCGGCAACCGGACGCTGAACAGGGCGGTCGGCGCTTCGTTCGCCCTGCAGACGCTGCCGCTGTTCTTCCCGCCCGTGCGCCGCCTGCTCGGTATCGCGCCGGCCCGGCCGATGGACTTCGCCATCGCCGCCCTCGCCGGCGCGGGCGCGTTCCTCGTCAACGAAACGCTGCTGGCCACCTGGAGCCGGCGCGGCGACACCGGCTGGGCGGCACGCCTGCCGGGACAGAGAGGCATCGGCATGCAATGA
- a CDS encoding Hsp20/alpha crystallin family protein, producing MNDTASKIPVEAGAEKKTPAAAPTTFENLRKEIDRVFESFGRGDWRFPFGSRYFDIELPAFRKEAWGIAPAVDISEKDKAFEITVELPGVKADDIDVKVAGGRLTIKGEKKEEKEEREKDYFVSERRYGAFTRSFQLPEGVDAEKIEAENIDGVLKLTLPKTAEVQNNTRKIKVKSKSK from the coding sequence ATGAACGATACTGCGAGCAAGATCCCGGTCGAGGCCGGAGCCGAGAAGAAGACCCCCGCCGCTGCGCCGACGACCTTCGAGAACCTGCGCAAGGAGATCGACCGCGTGTTCGAGAGCTTCGGCCGCGGCGACTGGCGCTTCCCCTTCGGCAGCCGCTACTTCGATATCGAACTTCCCGCCTTTCGCAAGGAAGCCTGGGGCATCGCCCCGGCAGTCGATATCAGCGAGAAGGACAAGGCCTTCGAGATCACGGTGGAACTGCCGGGCGTCAAGGCTGACGACATCGACGTCAAGGTCGCCGGCGGGCGACTGACCATCAAGGGCGAGAAGAAGGAAGAGAAGGAAGAGCGCGAGAAGGACTACTTCGTCTCCGAGCGCCGTTACGGGGCCTTCACCCGTTCCTTCCAGCTGCCCGAGGGCGTCGACGCCGAGAAGATCGAGGCCGAGAACATCGACGGCGTGCTCAAGCTGACGCTGCCGAAGACCGCCGAGGTCCAGAACAACACCAGGAAGATCAAGGTGAAGTCGAAGTCCAAATGA